The Candidatus Bathyarchaeia archaeon genome window below encodes:
- a CDS encoding HEPN domain-containing protein: MVSRVRDWLRQAIRDYEHARRSLEAGDYEWACFASHQAAEKAVKALYQAIGVEVWGHSVSRMLENLPENLKPPAEIIDMAKELDRHYIPSRYPNFHPEGAPLDYYTRMDAERAIKYAGEIIGFVRGKVLQTQP, translated from the coding sequence ATGGTTTCGAGGGTTAGGGACTGGCTTAGGCAGGCTATAAGAGACTATGAGCATGCTAGGAGGTCGCTTGAGGCTGGCGACTATGAGTGGGCCTGCTTTGCATCACATCAGGCGGCAGAAAAGGCTGTTAAAGCACTGTATCAGGCAATTGGTGTTGAGGTTTGGGGGCACTCGGTCAGCAGGATGCTTGAAAACCTACCAGAAAACCTTAAGCCGCCAGCGGAAATAATTGATATGGCTAAGGAGCTTGATAGGCATTATATTCCATCGAGATACCCAAACTTCCATCCTGAGGGTGCACCGTTAGACTACTACACGAGGATGGATGCGGAGAGAGCCATAAAATATGCTGGTGAAATAATTGGGTTCGTCAGAGGTAAGGTTCTTCAAACTCAACCATGA